From one Drosophila gunungcola strain Sukarami chromosome 2R unlocalized genomic scaffold, Dgunungcola_SK_2 000006F, whole genome shotgun sequence genomic stretch:
- the LOC128254840 gene encoding cuticle protein CP14.6, producing the protein MYKFVVLVCSAMLLSYVLARPQDQRAGAASPTSTTTAATIVKQDNVNNADGSFNSSYETSNGIRVENIGYLKKIIIPKTETTDGQVIDEHEELVLVQTGSYSYSDPDGNLITLRYVADENGFQPEGDHLPVAPQ; encoded by the exons ATGTACAAGTTCGTCGTGCTCGTCTGCTCCGCCATGCTGCTCAGCTATGTCCTGGCCAGGCCCCAGGATCAGCGGGCAGGAGCAGCCAGTCCCACATCCACGACCACAGCCGCCACCATAGTCAAGCAGGATAATGTGAACAATGCCGATGGGAGCTTCAACAGCAG CTACGAGACCTCCAATGGAATACGCGTGGAAAACATTGGCTACCTGAAGAAGATCATCATTCCGAAGACGGAGACCACCGACGGCCAGGTGATCGATGAGCACGAAGAGCTGGTTCTGGTCCAGACCGGATCCTACAGCTACAGCGATCCCGATGGCAACCTCATTACCCTGCGCTACGTGGCCGATGAGAATGGATTCCAGCCGGAAGGAGATCATCTGCCCGTGGCCCCACAATAG
- the LOC128254870 gene encoding uncharacterized protein LOC128254870: protein MLPLLLGLVILVGSLLQIHPAETAKLIPNLGYFVEMRQMDCVGNPSYFNNLHCKILPPNNRTMEASVIIMQKLTAFSGSLRVSIPNAKKVITQIFDITFDVCKVLRERKRKVLIDLLVNTLARNSNAKAWKCPFPKGNFESKNISVADLPPMLTESEFYVKLDFFIPKVAIAMNVSLQGHLYEIAKEKNRRKKFL from the exons ATGTTACCCTTACTTCTGGGCTTGGTCATTTTGGTTGGCAGCCTGCTGCAAATACATCCTGCCGAAACAGCCAAGCTGATTCCA AACTTGGGCTATTTTGTGGAGATGAGGCAGATGGATTGCGTGGGCAATCCCAGCTACTTTAACAACCTGCACTGCAAGATCCTGCCACCCAATAATAGGACCATGGAGGCATCCGTCATTATTATGCAAAAGTTGACCGCTTTTAGTGGTTCACTCAGGGTGTCCATTCCCAATGCCAAAAAGGTCATAACCCAGATATTCGACATCACCTTCGATGTGTGCAAGGTTTTGCGTGAACGCAAGCGGAAGGTGCTTATCGACCTTTTGGTCAACACACTGGCCAGGAACAGCAATGCCAAGGCTTGGAAATGTCCCTTTCCAAAG GGAAATTTCGAATCTAAAAACATATCGGTTGCCGATTTACCACCCATGTTGACTGAGTCGGAATTTTACGTAAAGTTGGACTTCTTCATACCCAAGGTGGCCATTGCCATGAACGTATCTCTACAAGGGCATCTTTACGAAATTGCCAAGGAAAAGAACAGAAggaagaaatttttgtaa
- the LOC128254699 gene encoding endocuticle structural glycoprotein SgAbd-2 has product MKVLILLVLLVLSCQGQHHHQHQHPNVNNIPRDDKPDHHRHEDHRETSTWIPIIKYNKEQSEDGSYKTEYETGNSIVHEETGFLKDFDTNPNGVLVQHGQYSYQSPEGTLVNVQYTADENGFRATGDHIPTPPAIPEEIQKGLDQIYAGIKLQQERLEQRAKTDPDFARKLEERRVANQNGQYIGLLENQ; this is encoded by the exons ATGAAAGTGCTC ATACTTCTTGTGCTGTTGGTCCTTTCGTGCCAGGGGCAACACCACCATCAGCACCAACACCCGAATGTGAATAACATACCGCGCGATGACAAGCCGGATCACCATCGCCACGAAGATCACCGCGAGACCAGCACCTGGATACCCATAATCAAGTACAACAAGGAGCAGAGCGAGGATGGCAGCTACAAGACGGAGTACGAGACGGGCAACAGCATCGTGCACGAGGAGACGGGCTTCCTGAAGGACTTCGACACGAATCCGAACGGGGTGTTGGTCCAGCATGGCCAGTACTCGTACCAATCGCCCGAGGGCACACTGGTCAACGTGCAGTACACGGCCGACGAGAACGGTTTCCGGGCCACGGGCGATCACATACCCACTCCGCCGGCCATTCCCGAGGAGATCCAGAAGGGCCTTGACCAGATCTACGCCGGCATTAAGCTGCAGCAGGAGCGCCTGGAGCAGCGGGCCAAGACGGATCCGGACTTTGCCAGGAAGCTGGAGGAGCGACGGGTGGCCAACCAGAATGGCCAGTACATCGGACTGCTGGAGAACCAGTAG
- the LOC128254978 gene encoding uncharacterized protein LOC128254978 — protein MFGLWLSYLRMILLLIHLINYTEAKRRLRWDCFDCQMGPQFADPEFKCNVGGSRSSLLNVELNLLKELDAIKVYVKISTRFKPTITYRKFFDITFNGCRAITDMVQGTMVSNMFNAIVKSSNQPRKCPIKKGVIYYHNISIEDALPTFVPSTQLFVQADFYSRRKLYLNVSLVGEITDK, from the exons ATGTTTGGCTTATGGCTGAGCTATTTGCGGATGATTTTGCTACTCATCCACCTGATTAACTACACTGAAGCCAAG AGACGTTTAAGATGGGATTGCTTTGATTGCCAGATGGGCCCTCAGTTTGCAGATCCGGAATTCAAATGCAATGTAGGAGGCTCAAGGAGTTCCCTCTTAAATGTGGAACTTAATTTGCTGAAGGAACTGGACGCCATTAAAGTTTATGTCAAAATTTCGACCAGATTCAAGCCAACAATTACGTACCGCAAGTTCTTTGACATTACCTTTAATGGGTGTCGCGCAATAACCGATATGGTTCAAGGCACCATGGTATCGAATATGTTTAATGCAATCGTCAAATCGAGCAATCAACCCCGAAAGTGTCCCATAAAGAag GGCGTTATTTACTACCATAACATAAGTATTGAAGATGCTCTACCAACGTTTGTGCCCTCCACCCAACTTTTCGTCCAAGCAGACTTTTACTCTCGCCGAAAATTGTACTTAAACGTTAGTTTAGTAGGAGAAATAACAgacaaataa
- the LOC128254934 gene encoding LOW QUALITY PROTEIN: uncharacterized protein LOC128254934 (The sequence of the model RefSeq protein was modified relative to this genomic sequence to represent the inferred CDS: substituted 2 bases at 2 genomic stop codons) yields MAQFQLIFLLISIASQSETAKVRXNIPFSFLSTLLXTFSNARLQLMWKTFSCITNPDYISQHKCIILQTDKSLITAEVIYIKDISKYNATFKLLLPRKPSRVFQKVIDVNVDICQFAKGIHGHRFISFVIKAFERQANQLKCPHPKGLYTYPNINIGEHLPAFLPETDFKIEMNFLTSETHLMNTSLTGFLYDPLRKAKIT; encoded by the exons ATGGCTCAATTTCAATTGATATTTTTGCTCATTTCCATAGCTAGCCAAAGCGAAACAGCTAAGGTACGCTGAAATATACCATTCAGTTTTCTATCAACTCTTCTTTAGACTTTTTCCAATGCACGCCTACAATTGATGTGGAAAACATTCAGCTGCATCACGAATCCGGACTATATTTCCCAACACAAGTGTATCATCTTGCAGACCGACAAGTCTCTGATCACAGCCGAGGTGATCTACATTAAGGATATTTCCAAATACAATGCCACCTTCAAGCTGTTGCTGCCGCGAAAGCCTTCCAGGGTATTTCAAAAGGTAATCGATGTGAATGTGGACATATGCCAGTTCGCCAAGGGAATCCACGGCCACAGATTCATTTCGTTTGTCATCAAAGCCTTTGAAAGGCAAGCAAATCAGCTAAAGTGTCCTCATCCCAAG GGCCTCTACACGTACCCCAACATAAACATTGGCGAACATTTGCCAGCCTTCCTGCCAGAGACCGATTTCAAAATCGAAATGAATTTCCTAACCTCCGAAACGCATTTAATGAATACCAGTCTCACTGGATTCTTGTACGACCCATTGAGAAAGGCAAAGATTACTTAA
- the LOC128254979 gene encoding endocuticle structural glycoprotein SgAbd-1-like produces the protein MKNFALCLLVAALMSCCQSAPQKAEEPIAIISQESNIEPDGSYNYAYETANGIKAEETGTLKKATSPDSSDVIIARGSVSYTSPEGNLITLNYSADDENGFQPQGDHLPTPPPIPPAIQKALDYLLSLPPAKRLLIEMKFLLLIALFVVAASATDSNDPISQESNVEYNGKYHYHYELKDGSKATQDGVLKSVNADHNGESVHGKYSFVGDDGQTYVVSYVADENGFQPVGEHLPTPPPTPESVLKALEYIRLHPYQTPEKKH, from the exons ATGAAGAAC TTTGCTCTATGTCTGCTGGTCGCCGCCCTGATGAGCTGCTGCCAGTCTGCCCCCCAAAAGGCGGAGGAGCCCATCGCCATCATCAGCCAGGAGTCCAACATTGAGCCGGATGGATCCTACAATTATGC CTACGAGACGGCCAACGGAATCAAGGCCGAGGAGACCGGAACCCTGAAGAAGGCCACCTCCCCGGACTCCAGTGACGTGATCATCGCCCGGGGATCGGTGTCCTACACCTCGCCCGAGGGCAACCTGATCACTCTGAACTATTCGGCCGATGACGAGAACGGTTTCCAGCCGCAGGGCGACCATCTGCCCACTCCGCCACCAATCCCGCCGGCGATTCAGAAGGCGCTCGACTATCTGCTCAGCCTGCCCCCCGCAAAGCGTC TATTGATAGAGATGAAATTCCTACTGCTGATTGCCCTGTTTGTGGTTGCTGCCTCGGCGACGGACAGCAATGACCCGATTTCCCAGGAATCCAATGTGGAGTATAATGGCAAATACCATTACCA CTACGAGCTCAAGGACGGTTCCAAGGCCACTCAGGATGGCGTGTTGAAGTCAGTGAATGCCGATCACAATGGCGAATCGGTGCATGGCAAGTACTCCTTCGTGGGCGACGATGGCCAGACCTATGTGGTGTCCTATGTGGCGGACGAGAACGGATTCCAGCCGGTGGGCGAGCACCTGCCCACGCCACCACCCACTCCCGAGTCCGTTCTGAAGGCCCTGGAGTACATCCGGCTGCATCCCTACCAGACGCCCGAGAAGAAGCACTAA